The window cgacattagaagtaatatagcaaaaggtagcaaattatccagaatacaattataccagttcaGAAACATGGCGTCAAGTGTTTGAtagcgacaagattatttgaaTCAGATAAAAGATTGCCGAAGTTCTAACAGatgaatggggtacaaaaaaggctcagttcacgtctggtaccctgtttaaaccaaacttcctCACAGGTaagtacattttactcgtctatttactattaataatttaatattcagttgtagcaagttagcgaggtataataatgactTTTTTCTTAGTTCCAAGAAGGACTagaattaagtgcatctgtttAACTAACCGCaaactttctcgcataagatatacatatttttaaaagtatttataaaaataataaatttatataatgagGTATTTACgtctatggtagatcaaacaaaattgtcgacaaGGGTTTTTACAATTTGCAATTGAttttggaagaactatactaaCAAATTTAGAAAGTTTAGAAGTCTAGATATATTTATACCGCCCGAGATCCGTTCTAAATGCTACTACGTCATTGGCGCCGATTATGTAGAAGATCGGCCGGCCTGTTTGACAAAATGCTACCGACAAAAGTGCTATTTAGACGACAaagaattgttttgttttttcctgattcttcaaatatatttccttGAAATGGCTACTTATTTTGCCACATAACCTCTTAATTTTGAGATGCCAAGTATTAAAGTTtgaacaaatatattaaatttaatttggagCACATTCGACTTCGATCGAGTAAAAAAGTATTtgattttcattacaaaatatttaaaatgagatAGGGAAATGCTATTGTTTTCTCAATGTTATAGCGCCCCTAGAtatcattaatttaatttagttaatgcCTGATTATGTATGTAGATTTATaagagtttttataaaaaaagattatCAATTATCAGaccgattttattttttacttaaaaaaatactctAGTGGCCAAATTTGCTCCATATTAAacgtgaattttgaaaattataagtTCTGGTGcccttttttctttattaatattcaGGCCTGGACACCACGCCAATGCAAAAAAAACCGAACTACCCTGTATCGTATCGTCGTAAgttttgaatatgttatttaaaaaatgaaagtaccTATTTACTTCGAAATGATCTTCACAAACAAACCGATTACTTGTACTTGACAAAACAGTATTCCTTTTACTGTTATTTTTCATTGCATGACaccattttttcattgatttttctcCCTTAGGGAtacttaaaaatactttatttggtgcAGTTATAGTGGTGTTGGTACATTTTGGTACAATGCAATATTTACAACGAACCTTCGACATCCTAACAAAAAATACGACCAGTACGACTCGATACGATGGTAAAACAAAACGAGGTGTGGATGCTGCTGTAGCTATTGATCGAAACTcgatcggcgctgatgacgtaagCATGCGATTGGTGTTTTGCGAGAAGAAATGAGGGCAGAgtaaaaatattacacttttcaaaatttatatcagCGCTATTACGAGTGCTAGAGACGTGAGGTAcctaaattgtaaaatttatattacgGTGTGTccatcatttaaaaatttaaaccCGACATCGTTATCAGATCATTAAACCGTTGTTTTGTGGACGTTAATTAAGCAATTGTGTAAACAATAATGCTCGAATTGGAAGTTGGGTAGGTACTAATTATATAATGTTATCAAGAcggaataatttaaatattttattaaaaaaagttatcgTTTATTTTGAGACATTGAGCACAATTCAACGTTCAAATACAAATGTCTTAGAAACATCATGAAATATCTGGATGGAAGTGacgatattttttcctttttttattcgACTAGGTTAATAATTACACTCTTCTagtcaagtttttattttaaagccatattttcataacaattaaCCTTGTGCTAACATTTGTGATTTTAGTATAATATAAACAGTTGTTAGAACCTTTGATCATCCCTATCACAATCTGCATATATTTCATAAGTAGTCCCAGTGGCGTAACAGACGAGCCCGCAATGCGGGGGGCCCGTGAGTCattcatatttgattttatcaatCATTCAATAATGgtataattaatatcatttattttaataatgatatgTTGTTATTGATGAATTTTGATATGTTATCGTACTTTCATACACTGCTTATGTCTGAAACCAAATAGGCCTaagattttaaaacattaaGTTACCTGGACTCATGAGCGTTGACTGGGGTTTTTAATATTGCCATATTGGCAAAGCTGCTTATCTGCTCCTCACTCCTACTTTTCCCTCTTGCTATCATCACTCAGACCAGTCAGTCAAGCCTACCTGTCACGACAGGCGTCTGCGTTGTTTACATTTGCCGAATGACCCGTAGATATTAATTTCTCTTTCGTAGTGTTTGGTAAAGTGACCATTTTACTATTTCCCACTTGTTTATGTcacaaaaatgtaaattatgaaTTCTTTTAAGCCAAAATACGAACATTTAAGTGGGGCTAAGAAGAGGAAATGAAAAACCCAACAAAAACAATCGGAGgcaaaacttaaaaaaataaacacctaGTAGTagaagtagtagtagtagtttttcttcaaattccaTAGATCAGGGATATTCAGATCAACAAGAAATTGGCAAAACTGTCAGTGAAGAAAAAGACGATACCGGTAGTGATAATTGTGGCGAAAGTTCTGTCAGGGAGGATTCACTAGAAAAGGATGAGGACGTAGACATAGTTGCAGATATCGTGAACAAAACAACAGAtctttttccgaaaaatattgtttgaaatccACAAAAATGGGGTTTAACATATCACGAGCATGGCTTTATTATTCaccaaaaaaagattttatgtaCTGTGAAGCTTGCTGATTGTTTGCCGAAAGAAAAATGTTACAGTCAACAACATGGTTTGATTGTGTTCCAGACTGGAAAGgcctttcgaaaaaaaaattgaaaaacatgaaGCTATAGTCATTTAAACGTGAATGTCGTTTTCAACTTGAGGAGTAAAAAGCAAACTGTTGACGTTAACATGGAATCtaacattaaaaatgaaaccAATAAATAGGCTAAAGTGTTGGATCGAATAGTAAATGTCACGCTTACTTTGGCTGCTTCTAATCTAGCTTTTAGTGGCTATAGAGAAAGCATTAGTCAGCCAAACAGTAAATATGATCCAGTGTTACAAGAACTTGTTACTGGACCTAAATATAGCAATAAATATATGAGCCCTAAGATACAGAAAGAGCTCATACAGcttttatcaaacaaaattgaaaacaataagaTATGTTTCAATTTCAGAGGACGAAGCAGGAAGAccaatttgtttgaaaataaaagaaagttttttgGGGTTTAAAGAGGTAACCTACCAAACGGGACAAGGCCTAGTGGAAGATGTATTAAAAAGTATTGAAGACAAGTTATCCAAATATCGAGGTCTGCAAACATGTCAGGTATGTATCAAGGGGTAAAATCGaggatataaaataaacaaaaaactgcTAATTACGTGCATTGTGCTGCCCACAACTTGGTCTTAAATGATGCTACCTCAAACATTCAAGAAAACTGAAACTTTTTCACGTTGTCGAACATTTGTGTGTATTTTTTTAGTCAAAGCATCAATAGGTCGGAAATATTAACATATTAGTAGGGGAGCCCAAGCGGGGATTTTTGAAGTGACTCGAGCGtgtcagaaaattatatagGGAGAATCCTTGCATCCTTTAATGTACCTCTACCAAGTATGAACCCTCCATATGGTGGGGTGTGTTGAGGGGAACCCGACtgattggtaaaaaaaaatcgatccaTAGAAAAACTCGAGCGTGTCAGattaagaaaaagttgattaattACATTGAGAAGATTGTATATCTCAATAATCTGACAATTTGAGCGTGACATTAAGAAACAAGCGAGTTTCgaagttgtaaaaaaaaaacgtcaccTTGAAATATTCGAgcgcatttcaatttttttttattttgaaggaaacACTATTAGAATTACAAAGAACTAATAATCTGACAGTTTTCATGGGGCGATGTTAGTAGAATCGTGGAGCAAAGGTGAAGCGTACAGCGGCTGAGAGCTGTGTATTCCCCACTCCGCGTCTCACTTTTTTTCTCGCTCTTTCTCTATCTCTCACTCTCTCGCACCGTCCCTAAACTAACGTTTGCCGCCATGATGGCATCTCAGCTGATCACAATAGCGTGCTCGTTTTTGGTAGACGCTCGACGTTTTCGTTTGTTTGTGgtgttttgtaattgttttgTGAATTTAATGCGATTAGTTTTACATTCATTACAATAATGAGTAACGTAAGTGTGAAATGTGTTTTTTGTGCAAAAGaaacttgtgaaaaaattaaaaagtttactCCAGAAACTTTAAAAAAGTGTATAACTATTTTGGAGTATCGCAAAGCGAAGCCTGTTGTCAGAAGATCGAGCAACACTTATGCTACTGTTGAACTTTCGGAAGAAACATCATTGAACGATGGCTATCATGCCCAGTGCTATAAACTTTTCACAGCAATCAAAATACCATCAGATTTTCGAAGCCAAAATCAAATTACTCCAGAAAGTGAACAAGCACGTGTTGATGCACCAGAACATGCTGGAGAGAGTCTCGATGTGTATACTCCCAGCATAATACCTGTTGTTGATACAATAGACGAGTGAGTGTCaatgtattatattatttattatctatcgTATTTCACagtgttaaaatgaaaaaaaatagaactaatCGGTTGCAATGttattaatgtataatttaacGTGGGAAATAATGGTCCgatacaaaaattcattgaataaaagttaccagaaattaaaatttgtgaccaaaatgtatgttataattttcgagaattttttattttttcttcgtaatttcaaaattcatatttataattaataattacaactgttcgttcatgaaaaaaaatgtattttgtcaTTCTGGTTTTTTTGTTGCTTGTAATATGAAAATTCtcacagtaattttttttgaaaattaaaattttgacgactttcattcaaaaatttatttcatttatgcATAATGTCaccataatattaaatatttgacatcttcatttatattcattttaaaagtcTTCGAAATTTAAGATTTCTAATTattgaataacaataaaatgataGTGCTAATTATGGGTCAAACATTTTCAGAGCGGGTCCATCAACCAACCTTGAGCCTCACTCGGATGATTGTGATGATCCATCAGATGCAGATGAACAGGTCATCCAATCAGATTTGCTGCTAAGGGAGTGtttcatttgcaaaaaatcgCGAAAACGCCGTCATGGCCGCGATGTGCCATTAGCAGTAAATAAATTACGgacaattgaattattaaaaagtgcAGCTACAGAACACAATGACATTGAGATGTTGGAGAAAATCAGTTCTTTTGCGGATACTTCTGCAATTCCTTATCATAAATGCTGTAAAGATCTTTATTTGCGagacattaataaaaaagaagaaagtgattTTATAAAGAAACGCAAGGCTTCGAATACAGCTTATGAATTGCTGTGTGAAATGATAGAAGAATtggttgttgaaaaaaatgaatgcCTTTTTTTTGATCACGTAAAAAAAGAATACCACAAACTATTAGTTGAACAATACAAGTTGTTATCGGATTCTATTAGCAGCAGTTCATTTTCCGATCGCCACTTAGAAAGTAAGATCATGGgtactttttcgaaaacgatcaaaattatttatgctGAAAAAAAGAAGTTTCTTGCTCCGATTTCAGCTGATATTGTGGCATATAGTGATTTATTTAGAAGCATGGCAATGAAGGAGACAATTCGTTCGGTTGCAGCACAACTCCGAgaggaaattaaaaattgtacgaCAACAAAATTGCCTGATGATTGTACTGCTGAAGATTTAATTAAAGGTGAATTAGATTATGTGCCAGAACTTTTAACCTGCTTCTTGGAAACATTTGTTATTGGCGATGTTTCGCATCTATCGAGGGAAAAACGTAAAATAAGGAAAACAAATAACGATCTAgcaattttttctattggaCAAGATATGATCTACGCTGCTTCAAACCATAAAATCAAAACTTCCAAACATATAAGTTTAGGTTTAGCAGTCAAAAGCTTGTGtaatagcaaaaaaataatcaacttgTTATCTAAATATGGGCACTGTTGTTCGTATACTACTTTGGAAGAATTAGAGACCGAATTAACTTTTTCTACGGCTAACAGTACCTTCGTGTGCCCTGAAGATATCTTACGTCGTCCGGACTTAAATACGGCAGTTGCCTTCGATAACTTTGATCGCTTCGTCGAAACACTAAATGGAAAAGATACTCTTCACGATACAGTGgggataatttttcaaaacgttGCTCCAAATGCAGATACAATGCCTTCAATATCTTCAGCTGCCAATGAAGTTGAAAATCTAGCTTCTAATCAAACTGTATGCAGCAATACATCAGAATCTACGCTTCTAACACCGAGAAACCGGAAACGCCGAGCCTTTGAAGAAATAACTTTTGAGATGCGCccatttacaaaaatattaaaaatagcaaCTTGGAATGAGCTTGACATTTCCGCGCTCAACAAAGATCCTGCAAATTTAATTACAGCTAAACAATTAGATATTATGTGGATGTTGTCGCATAAGCTCAATGTATATGGTACTCCAATGTGGGTTGGGTATAATAGTAAAATTTACATTGATAATTCACCTGTccaaaaaatttcgtatttgaCTCCCATAAACGAGTCTCCCACTAATCATTCGACAGTTTTGAAAACTTTAGAATTGTGCCAAGAAGTTGCAAAGGAATGTAACGCTCCATACATTCAGGTTACATATGATTTAGCTATAGCTCGCACGAGTTATTGCATACAATCTCAAGAATCTCCaaaatttgataacatttttattcacaTGGGGGCTTTTCACATCGAAATGGCTTTTTTCAAAGCAGTTGGCACTTTTATTGAAGAATGCGGACTCACTAATATAATGACGGAATCAGATCTAATTGCTGAAGGATCAGTTTCAGGTTTTATTACTgggaaaaattataatagatgTAAAAGATTACATTCTATTATGGCGTTATCATTGCAGCAATTTCACTTTCAGTCTTTTTTGGAAAACACGAATTTGACTATCGAAGATTGTGTAATTGAATATCTCACTGATTTCTCGCAGCTTCAAGATAGCTCGCCTCAAATACAGCATCCAGATACACAAAATCTACTCCAATTATATGATCAATATACAGCAGAAACTTTACGAGGCAAGCACGGTAAAACGGCACAATTTTATGCTATGTACAttgattttataaatctttACCATTTATTTATCAGAAGTATAAGAGTTGGAGATTTAGATGCATACATTTATGTTCTTGGAAAAATCGTCTGTTTGTTTTTCTActtcaatcaacaaaattaCAGCCGGTGGctagtgttttatttaaatcaacttcAACACATTAGCAATACACATCCAGGTCTTCGAGAGGAAATTGCTAAAGGCTCGTTTGGTATTAGGAGAACCCAAAAACCCTTTTCGCGGATCCCAGTTGACTTAACGTTAGAGCAAACAATTAATGGTGAAGCAGCACGTCGGCTCACGGGAATCGTGAACCTGACGAGCTCTATTTCTGCCAGACAACGTTGGGCACGAAATCATGGAGCTCGAACTCGAATTATTTCACACGTTTTAAATCGTGCAGGGATGAGTAACAATAGTGAAGACGTCGCCGCAGACTTACATCCAGATAGACTCAAGGAGCATCAAAAGCAAATTAAAGCTTTCATGCATAGCATTGAGCAGATCACCAATCCCTTCACTTCCTCCATAGACAAAGATaatctatataatatttctACAGGACAGGCTACTAGCCAAGAAGTTGCTAATTGCTTGCTAAGCACTGTTTCATCTGGGATGTCTCTCCGCGATCAGTTTATAACGGAATGTAATATGAATCCGGATAGATTTCACAAATCTCTGAAGAAAAATCCAATACTTACTTTTGCAAGTGTAAAGAAGAAAAAGGTTATGAAGATTGGAGAAAAAGTTCATGAGGTCACACTTCAGCGGGATTTATTCGGTAGATTATTAGGTCTATCTCTGGTTGCAAACTTAGATCTTGGAAAAGTATTGTGTTTTCCAATAACACCAGTCCCGTTATCACTATGCCATATAGATGGTTCTTTTAATAAAACTGCAAAATCAGTACTGGTTCAAGAACTAGAAATGAGAATTGAAGAAATGGAACAACCACCACCCCAGGTAGACTGTGGAATCGTAGATGGCTTCTTCTTCTTAAATACTTTTAAACAAATGCCGCGCAATTTCGGtgatttatcaaagaaaattttgcaAACTCTTGTAAAAACTCCAGCAGATAGTATAGCCATTATATTTGATCGTTACTTCACACCTTCGATAAAAGATTGTGAACATGCTCTTCGACGCAATATAGATGACAAAGATTTTCATATTGCCGGTCCTCAACAAAGCAGAACCTCTGACTTCtccaaagatttaaaaaatataaagtttaaagAAGCATTAGTGAAATTTCTTATCGAACATTGGGCTAAACAGGAGATGAAATCAATTATTggtaataagaaaatatttctaattcatGATTTATGTTACGTGTACTCTGTTATCGATAACGAATTATCGCGAATTATTGATCATGAACTGTCATGTCCCGATCATGAAGAAGCGGATACAAAAGCTGTATTTTTTGCTTGTATATCTGATACAGATATCGTGGTTATTATGTTAGCCAACATGGAACATATGAAATCGTCTGTAAAAGTCTGGATTGATCTCGGAGTAGGGAATGCACGCCGATATATCGACATTTCTGCTCTTTTTACGAAATTGGGCCCACTTGTATCAAAAGCACTACCAGCTCTGCATGCTCTAACGGGATGTGATTACAACCCAGCTTTGTACAGGCGAGGTAAAAAAAGGCCTCTACAGATTCTAATGGGATCTGTAAATATACAAGAAGTATTTGCAAACTTGGGCTCTGAAGCATATAATATTGAGGCATTATCTTCCACCGTGGAATCGTTCATCTGCCATTTGTACGGGTTTAAAAAACTAGCTGACGTTAATATTGCTaggattgaaatatttaataaaacgtacAAAGTAAATGATACGTCTCAACCCTTTTCACTGAATGTGCGTAATTACGATGCTTGTAATTTGCCACCATGTCGATCGGAGCTGCAACAACATTTATTGCGAACGAAATATATTGCTTGTTTGTGGAGGAACGCTCACAATCGTATTCCTACGGAAATGTCACCACTAGAATACGGATGGAGAAATGTGGATGGAAAATTGGAGCCAACTTGGTTCCTAGGAAACCAACTTCCTGAAGCGTACGAAGACATCGTCATAACACCTGACATTTTAGGAGATACTTTAGATTCAGgtacgtttttttttccatattatactatcataacataaatataacattataatGTATCATAACCATTCTTAGTTACAGAATCACGAGATGACGAGGACGTCCAGGAAGTTGAAGTGGAAACAAACTTCAAAGATGAGTCTAGTGGAGATGAagactaaaatatgtattttaaattttaatgatctgtaatttattataaattgtaatgatctatatttaattttttattaataaattatccaatttCTGTACGTAAATGCGGagatattatttctaaatttccttCAAAATGGTCAGACTAGCGATATCCCTCTATATAATTGTCAGATTATTATTCAGGAGAACTATGACATCAACTTGACCCTCCTGCATAAAAATCTGACGCGCTGGAGTATCTCAAGATCAccttttttttacatatataaaaatatattatgagtTTGTGTCATGTCCAAATCGTCAGATATTTTAATAGGACACTTTTTAAGCTTTAGTTGACATACACTTTGAATGTCTGACACGctcgaataacttttttttttttttttccaacTGCTCGTTACGGCCAGCCCCCTTGAATTAATCGTCAGATTAATATCTAATAGTTACCAGAAATATAATGCGCGTACATACTGTAAATGACTGACGCGCTCGagtttttctaaaaatcgattttttttttactaatcaGACGGGTTCCCCTCAACACACCCCACCATATGGAGGGTTCATACTTGGTAGAGGTACATTAAAGGATGCAAGGATTCTCCctatataattttctgacaCGCTCGAGTCACTTCAAAAATCCCCGCTTGGGCTCCCCTACTATATATAACGTATAGTTTCAACTACCTATACTTTAAAAAAACATACTATGGCCATCCCGAATAGACTCTTTAAAAGCTTCAAGACATAATTATGTTGACATCATGAAAGCTTTGACAAAATCATACCAAAGTGAGTAAACTCATCCACATCAAGTGAGAAAAC of the Diorhabda carinulata isolate Delta chromosome 7, icDioCari1.1, whole genome shotgun sequence genome contains:
- the LOC130896675 gene encoding uncharacterized protein LOC130896675 isoform X1; amino-acid sequence: MGSVNIQEVFANLGSEAYNIEALSSTVESFICHLYGFKKLADVNIARIEIFNKTYKVNDTSQPFSLNVRNYDACNLPPCRSELQQHLLRTKYIACLWRNAHNRIPTEMSPLEYGWRNVDGKLEPTWFLGNQLPEAYEDIVITPDILGDTLDSVTESRDDEDVQEVEVETNFKDESSGDED
- the LOC130896675 gene encoding uncharacterized protein LOC130896675 isoform X2; translation: MGSVNIQEVFANLGSEAYNIEALSSTVESFICHLYGFKKLADVNIARIEIFNKTYKVNDTSQPFSLNVRNYDACNLPPCRSELQQHLLRTKYIACLWRNAHNRIPTEMSPLEYGWRNVDGKLEPTWFLGNQLPEAYEDIVITPDILGDTLDSESRDDEDVQEVEVETNFKDESSGDED